In the genome of Vicia villosa cultivar HV-30 ecotype Madison, WI linkage group LG7, Vvil1.0, whole genome shotgun sequence, one region contains:
- the LOC131620608 gene encoding uncharacterized protein LOC131620608: MARKSNNCTICENSNQASICSICVNYKLNEYYTTLKSLKERRDLLYSKLSQVLVRKGKGDDQTNWRVLRHEKLARLREKLHHSQQQVTQGRAKNEAMSADLKLKYGVLDSALSMLEKNRVEQLEKFYPNLICTQSLGHGAITAERLHKQSVVIKQICKLFPQRQVVIKGKDGQFDQICNALLPRAVDPNSVPPEELCVSLGYMVQLLNLIVHNLAAPALHNSGFAGSCSRIWQRDSYWDARPSSRSNEYPLFIPRQNYYLNNGGENSWSDKSSSNFGVASMESDRRPRLDSSGSSSFNYSLASSHNVQTYNEIQQGISLLKKSVACITAYCYNSLCSDIPSEASTFEAFAKLLATLSSSKEVRSVFSLKMTRSRTCKQVQQLNKSVWNMSSAISSSTLLESAHYVPSSRIENYMPSSAASFLYPTDASDRKRECMIEGWDIVEHPTLPPPPSQSEDVEHWTRAMFIDAKRK, translated from the exons ATGGCGAGAAAATCCAACAATTGCACCATATGCGAGAATTCAAATCAAGCTTCTATATGTTCTATTTGTGTCAACTACAA GTTAAACGAGTATTACACTACGTTGAAATCATTGAAGGAGCGTCGAGATTTGTTGTACTCAAAATTGAGCCAAGTTCTTGTTCGTAAG GGAAAGGGAGATGATCAAACAAATTGGAGAGTGCTTCGACACGAAAAGCTTGCAAGGTTGAGGGAGAAGCTCCACCATAGTCAACAACAAGTTACTCAAG GACGGGCTAAGAATGAGGCTATGTCTGCTGATCTGAAACTTAAATATGGAGTACTTGATTCTGCCCTTTCTATG TTGGAAAAGAATCGAGTGGAGCAATTGGAGAAGTTTTACCCTAATCTAATATGCACCCAAAGCTTAGGGCAT GGGGCGATCACCGCTGAGCGTCTTCATAAACAGTCTGTGGTCATAAAACAGATATGCAAGTTGTTTCCACAACGGCAG gtagtaataaagggaaaggATGGTCAATTTGATCAAATTTGCAATGCACTCTTACCAAGAGCAGTTGATCCCAATTCTGTTCCACCAGAAGAGCTTTGCGTATCTTTAGG ATACATGGTGCAACTCCTAAATCTTATTGTTCACAACTTGGCTGCCCCAGCACTTCATAACTCAGGTTTTGCG GGTTCTTGCTCTCGAATATGGCAACGTGACTCTTATTGGGATGCACGACCATCCTCGAGGAG CAATGAATATCCTCTTTTTATACCTCGCCAAAATTATTACTTGAATAATGGGGGAGAAAACTCATGGTCTGATAAAAGTTCAAGCAATTTCGGTGTTGCTTCAATGGAATCTGACAGGAGGCCTCGCTTGGACTCATCTGGGAGTAGTAGCTTCAACTATTCTTTAGCTTCTTCGCATAATGTTCAAACATATAACGAAATTCAACAAGGAATTTCACTTTTAAAGAAAAGTGTAGCATGCATCACTGCGTACTGTTACAACTCCCTATGTTCGGATATCCCTTCTGAGGCATCTACATTTGAAGCTTTTGCAAAGTTATTGGCAACTCTCTCATCATCCAAGGAAGTTCGATCTGTTTTCTCCTTGAAAATGACTCGCTCTAG GACATGCAAACAAGTTCAACAATTGAACAAATCTGTATGGAATATGAGCTCTGCTATTTCGTCATCTACTTTGCTGGAAAGTGCACATTATGTGCCCTCATCG AGAATTGAGAATTATATGCCGAGTTCTGCTGCTAGTTTTCTTTATCCTACCGATGCATCTGATCGAAAACGTGAATGCATGATTGAAGGGTGGGATATCGTTGAACATCCCACTCTTCCTCCTCCGCCATCACAAAGTGAGGATGTTGAGCATTGGACTCGAGCCATGTTCATAGATGCTAAAAGGAAATGA